CGAGTGCCGTCCTCTGGCTCGTCTAAAGCTGGAGATGGACTTTGGGGGATAGTGCTTTGGTACCACTCTCTATTGTCCTCCAATGTGTCCAAGATGTCTTGTGCGTCCGGATGGACAAGGTCAGCCCACGTCTCCCACAGGGGGTGGACGATATAGTCTATGAACCCAACCTGCAATAGAAATGAGGCTCAGTCAGTGTTGAATTGCTATGCATGTAgggaacatcttttttttttttttgcaatcctGGAATCCTCACCTGGCTCTTTTCTACAGAGGCGTTGTGTTTGTCACACATGGGGCTGATCTCCAtccccctctccctctctctgtcccCTTGGCTGAAGAACTCCTCCATGATGCGGTCCGTCCACTGTCGGTACAGCTGAAGAGGCTTGGTGGGGTTGCTTAGGTCAGCACAGTGGACCATGTTCTGGAGAACCTGAACCCAGACAAAATCTGTCAGTTTCCCCCCTGATAGGCTCTGACTGATGATCACCAGGTCCAACGCATTCATTAAATAGATTAAAACCAGAGTGGACTATTTTCCATTATGCATTGCGAGAATTAAAGCTTCTTAACAGCCATGATCCTACATGTTTACAGGGGAAGTATGAAATGATTCACTAAGTAACACTTAGCAAATTGAGGCATTTTGCTAAGTGAGTAAAGTGGAGTTATCCCCCAAACCATTTAGATGGTTTGCAGCCTTCAGAGTGACATTTATAAAGAGGTAGAGGATGTATTGGGTGTTGCAGTCGGTTTGGTTTGTCCTGTGATCTGCTCTGCatctaaaactcaaaaatgCCCACATTTACAATGCAGGAGAGCTTCTTTTCTAAGTTTTACATGCAGGCAATTAgcagaactgaaataaaacatgagcaGAAGTATCAACGAGTCATaccacaacaaaacaaagagtgaATATGCAAGCTTTAGCTTAAATCACAGCATAAGCAAGACAGAAGTTAATTGATGGCTGTAGCTGTTTGGTTTGAGTTAGATATTGGTTTAGAAGTAAGGGATGAAGCTGTCAGAACATCATTTTAGCTTTCATAACCACAATAACCCATGATGGGAATTGACTATCTTGAAGAAGACCTGGTTTTGGATAGAAAATAGATATCTGAATATCACTGGTGAGTGAATAACGCAAGACAAAATACTAATCTAATACAATACTAATCTAAAGCAAGCAATAtcgttattttattgtttttacaggcATCAAGTTTTCAACCATTTATATTGCTTGAGTTAATAGACTTGAACATACTATAAGACCGATCCtgtcagaaataataataataatagaaaaaactagattattattgttttattttactttttttctggaCATTGAAGCTCACCTGTATCCTGTCGGAGTAATTGTCCAGCAGCAACACACCGGAGCTGGTCACTTTCTTTGTTTCCACCATCGTCTTCAGGTCAGCCAGCAGATTCATATGTTTGGACATGTCTGTTGCTAGCACCTAGGAACccccagaagaagaaaaaagaaaacagagcacACTCAgctcaatgttttgtttttggcaacaaaacaacaacttcttTTGTGATCATGGAACTTACAATGTCAATGACCATCTTTCGCAGTGATTGTCGCTGTTTTTTGGTCAAGTTTTGGAAGATGTCACAGTTCTCCTCTTGCAGTAGCTTGAAACCAACTGCTAAGTGGTGGTTCTCCAACACTGATGAGTCATTGTACATCAAGGCTAGCTCTGAATCTGCAGGGAAGACAGAATCAATTATTTTAGGTGTTACGTTTAAGTAGAAAAATGTGTCTTATGCTCTGTGAAACGAGCACCATCACGTTTCATACAGATAGCTTTCCTTTACCAGCTTTAGCTGCTCTGACTGTTGGAGCGCAATCATGTGAAAGAGGATCAGAGAGAAGAAAGGGGATCCTTATCTGTTGCTCTTTTGGTTGACAGAAGATCGGTCGGGTGACTCCTAACTAGGATGACTCATACCATCTTTACTGCAGGGATTCCCTATTTGGGCTTTCAGGGAAACGCTGCACAGTTTGTGTATGTTTATGTGAGGTGTACGAGACTGGATTGTGTCTATTCTGCACTGATTAGAAACAGTCTTTTGCAACATTTGCCTGGAGGATGGTCATTTAAAGCGATGCCGCCCAGTGGATATAAACTCTGTGTTTTTGGTATAAATCGCCAAATTAAAGCGGCGTCCCCTGGAGCCATGATGAGGGTGAGTCAGTTAAAGAGGCATAGCCAGGGTTGAGATTGTTGCTCAAGGACACATTTAGTAACACAACACCATTAGTCCTCTATGTCAGGTTTGAAGCTCAGCTTACCCTTTCTCAACATTTTGTTGCACTGAGTCAAGCTTTTACTCTTCTGGGTTTAGAGacattctttttgtgatttaagCCAGTTTCTACTGGAAGACACCAGAAATATTGAACTTAtgcttctgatttttatttgtaaaaaagaaaattaaaggtgaagtatcattttctttccacttcagaATTATACCCAATTTTGGGATGATCTATCatataaaaatcataatataACACGTTAAGGTTTCTATTCTTTgcttcacaaaatgcaaaaaaaaaaaaaaaaaaaagttcattcaGCATCAATACCTTCACCAGATACTGTAaggattattttaaattgtagaAAATCCTGTTTGAATTTCTATATTTGTTAACCTGATTTTGCTGACAGAAGCTCATATTTACACTTACTGGTGTTGATGAGGAACTGGTTTGAGACTCCGGGATGGTCCACATCATGAATTGCACTGGCGAAGATGGCAGCGAGGATCTCAAGGTCTGTGAACACAGCCTGAGTGGAGAAAAAGCGGAGCACAGGCAGGGGGAAGGAGAGAACATTGATTAGACTTCGAGTAGAGAGGGGTTTGATTGAAGCCGACTCTAAAAAGCATGCGATGTGTGTTTATGAGCAGACATCTGAAAACGTCTGTGCACGCGAGTTTTACCTCAAGGGCAGGGGTGGATAGCAGCACGTGAGTTGACTGGGTGACGTCAGCAGCATGGATGTTGTTATGGTAGGCCACATCGGCATGATAATGGTCTTCTAAGGTCATCAGGTATGTTATAAAGGTGTCGAGTGGAATTTTGAACGTTTTTAACAAGTCTCTCtcctgaaagtaaaaaaaaaaagatcaagaagcagaaagcatttcttttaaagGGACTAAGACTGTGTATGTTTATGTGAGAAATGTATGTTCATTTCTCATTAGAATATGAGTAAATTCTCATATTCTAAAATATGAGAATTTCTCATATTCTTGGGCAAGTATCAGAATATTTACCTGAAATATTGTGTACATCATTACTGTCAGTGGCCGATTCCCAGAGAAttctgagattttaaaaacattaaggcCCCATTTGTTCACATGTTCCAGCTCCTACAGAAAGATTTAGAGACACAATCAGAACATGTTTAAGTGTGTGCCATGCCGGGGCTGTTTCCACCAGTTTCTGTGAACATGCAAACACACCTTTGCCAGCTCATCCTCAGTCTCCGTCTTGACGCCGAAGCGAGGGATGTTTGAGTTTGTGAGGCTGGAAGAGTGTTGCAGTTTTTTCACTCCGCTGATCTGAGACATGGGCttgttcttcttctccttctctttctgtgtCTGCGGGGACGGCATCTCCACCTCATGTTGTTTGTCTGCGCCGTAAGTGAGTTGATTGTGAGAACAACtattaaggttgtttttttttatttttatctaagtaACTCCTGAGTCATCACTCACCGAGAAACGTGCTGGAGATGAATTCAGACACTTGGTTCCCAGATCGGCTCATCTCTGACAGGTGAGTCAGCTCCCGATTCAACATCCTCTTAAACTGAAACGAGGACACACACGCAAACATGATGGTTTTGACAGCTtataatacagaaaaaaagcatcaaagGTAATTGCTTTTCCAGCTGCTCAAAATCAGTCAGGTGCATCTCGATAAACAAGCCCAAAAAAAGTTTACTTACTTCACAGATTTCATTTGCAACATTGAAACCGTATTATACAGACATAAGTTAATTTTAAAGATTGTGGCTTACACTTCTTGGAAAGGCAGAATTTTACATAAAtccaataaaaatgattttgactGATTTTCATTGCTTTGGTATCTTTTTCCACTGTTattgttagagattttttggtattattattcttactttagttcacattcagcctatagatcattgtgattttctgttaaAAGTGTTCTCTTCCTTACGTGTGTatggaggtcactactgtcgGTTCAACTTTACGcacctcctaatttagtaactacctgtgaacagtcgtattttgttttattgacagtactgaccgagatttgaaccgggctcagacctttgatcagatatcacatctggaactgggttgttagatgtttgggttagaagctttacgacctctgttgtgtttcctgactgcccccttgcctgttcttctttgacaataaaaacggGAGTCCTTGTGAGGGCAGATCAGAACGCTCTGTGGAACTGATCGGAGGAGAAGTTTGATAGAGCCttcccttttgcaaaagctccacgtaaaattcatatacgttgtctgtggttctttcttttatttaggttcgaaaggaaaatacctatcagttattgtttttcttccactacaCTTTCCATTAAATTAGATTGATACAGAGCTGTCTGAACTGACCGCTTCTTTAGCAATGAATTTTTGCGTTTTAACCTCCCTGGGCAGGGTGTCATTGACTGCCTGCTGGACCTCCGTAAAGCGCAGCATAACATATTAGCATGGGTAATAAAATCACTTTCCATTGGTACAAtgtcatttttctaattttccgAGAAAATGAAtatgcaaaaagaaagaaaaaaaatttagaaattaaatccCCCAACATGCTCACCTATATTGAAATACAGATCTCATTAATAAGAACTAAGGGACTGAAAATAGCGTTGAATAGTCCAATAGAGTTTATGTATTTAGCTTCACAGATGTTTGAGTCACTTGCCATTTAAGTGCACAGAAACCGTGGAGTGCTAGTTAGATAAATCAGTTTCAGttggaaatgttaaaattttagaaatgtctAGTTTCATCAGAGAAGCAGCTTCCAGGAATCATCTTTTTTTggtttaacacacacacaaacaaacacgcACACAGGGGGATCATAGAGGACTACTGCAACAAACACAAACGAACAGTAACCCagattcccttttttttttttccccactgccAGCCTCTTCATCTTGCTCCTCTGAATCCTCATTCCCTCTTCTCTTCCCAGGGCTATGCCTATCTATAAACACAAACCCAAATTTAACCATGGCTTTTGATCTGGAGACCCAACAGACATTTAGATCTAGATGACAACGTTTTAATCTACAGATTTTATAGCGTAGCTGCAAAATTGAGAAGCAAATGATAAAAGGATGTGAATGAAGAGCTCTGCAGATCTCAAAAATCAATCGCAGAACTGAGATGTTATATTAAACAACGGTCTCTCTAACCAggcacaaaaatattcatataatTTATTGGTCTTTCTAAAAGAATGTCATAACTATGCAAATCAACTAAATCATGACTACTAAACTAAATCAAAAAAGCGCTCGAGTTTTGAGATTctactgtgtaaaaaaaaaagaaagaaaattattacttaaaaaaatacagacgAACCTAACCATCCTGAGTACTGCTGACCTGTCATTCAttagaggaagaaaaaataaccaaatactTATAAATGAACAAAGAGAGATAGATTCTCTGTGGCCTAGAATCTAAATCTTATGTGTGTTTTCAGAGCTTTACATGTAAACCTCTCATACATCGTCATTTGTTCTGTTCAAAGATACGTCCCAATTGATAAGGGATCCAGAACAGACACACCTACGAAAAATTATTCTGTGGTCGACATGTTGGTGCAGTTCTAAATATAGCAGATTATGTGTTCATTAAAAGCATCATCCAAATCTGTCTAAagcttgaataaaaaaaaaaaaatcaagctctcTTTCACACGTATAGCGCTAATGTTGGTGTAAAAGACCAAACATTGAACCTAAAAAATCTACATCAGGGGAACAATTCTTACCTTTATGTAACCCCAGGAAACAGAAAGGAGATAATTTGCTTCAGGCATTTTGACAAAGTAGATCCAGAAACAGAGAGGGCACgaatatactgtatgtccttGTGAAGTGCTCacagacaaaatagaaaaacaaaagcagcccAGACTTCTTTCCTCCACCAAATGTTAACCTTAGGAGCCCTCAGAGCTCAGTTCAGAGTTAAGCATTTGAACAGGGTCCACAAACGAAGCTTCATGTTCCAGTCCTGTGTATATCCACAAAAATGTGCCAATGTCCCAGAAAGCAGAGAAGAAACGCAGATTTTGGATGATGAACAGCAGGGACGTGGCTCTCAGAAGGTCCAAACACAGCATACTgagatcacacacacatacacaaactcTTGGATATAGGGACACACTGCTGGGGCTCTGAATAATTGATGATGGTGCGGAAGCTTGGTATATGCCAAAGCAACaggacagtaaaaaaaaaataaaattctatgAACTCCTCCCAAACAGGACGGGTTGCCTGCTTCTGTGTGTATGACACACTCTCCCATGTGAAGAGCACAGGCTGCCTCTCTCACTATGTCACACAATGGCAGCAAATCAGGGTAGAGAGTCTGAGCTCATCATCACCTCTGATTGGCTTGGATTGGAACAGACTTCAGACTACCTGCTGTTTGATTGGCCACAACTGAAGTCAGTGGAAAAATCTacgctttttctttttcctctaaTTCCTACGGTGCAGCAGGATGTTGTTTTGTGCATGTAATGTGTAAAAAGTGCATCCATATTGTGTTAATCCTGTTAAAACAGTATGTGTGCTTGTGATTACAAATGAATAGCCTCACCTTTTGTGCAGCATGATGTAAAAGTATGGGTTACCTCATCTGACATGTtgcagtaataataaaaaatctgaggTCACCCTCCACCCGAGTATCCATGGGCGGTGAATCACGCCAGCATCAATGATGTGATGATGTAAATATGGGAAAAAAGACACAtcaattttacaaaaagaatGAGCGTCAGTTATCTGAAGTGGGCTCAATAGTACAGAAACTGCCCAATGTGTTTTTCACTGAACTCAAAAGGCTTAATTTCAAACAGATGTAGACCTTTTAAAATATGGATGAACATTTTCCTGAGAAGTGCACAAAACCAAGGAGGTTAAATAacatatatttgtaatattaacataaatgtgttttattcttctGACCGAGTAGCTGACAGAAAATTTTCAGATCAAAATTCTTGAGAAAGGGACAGCTTTTTTTGTACATTGCAAATAAATGTGTGCTGTTTAATATCAGAGAATAAGGGACATTAAATTAGTGTCGAAACCTAACTACATCATCCAAGGCAGGACTGTAgaacagaaagcagagaagGGCTGTTCTTTGTACAGTACTGGGAAACAATTTCAGGGgagatttcaaagaaaaactgctaaTATGCACCAACATAAATGTATTGAGGCAGTCTTAGTAAAGACTGAGTATACAGTTTTTCCACAAGTGCTACAAGAACAGTAATTCTTTACTCCGTTTTTTTTGTATATCTACATTTcttaatttctgaaataaaactcaATAGAACTAGCATGAACTGCATTGAAAACATAGTAATATATGCCCTTTATCTTCAAGctgttaacatttatttctcatAAACATTATAACTGAATGGAAGGACATCATATTTCAAGCTAGCACTATAAATTGTTTGGAAAACCCAGATTAACTgtttaatgtgaatttttttctgGTGCTGAGCTTATCCTATTTCTTCTTAACGGCTTGTTCCAGAAGAAGACAACAGTATTTAACAACATTCTAGATTGATCAACTAATTTTTAAGAATATTggtcaaaagatttttttgttttttttttcaattaaggCTGGTGCTACTAAAAAAATATGCCTACTAACTGCACTAGAATTATATATTTATCCAAAATATTCAGACTTTaggtaaaatatgatttaatagtatgattttacaaataaatactaagaaaattgaaaaaacaaaaaactaaagatgtagaaataaacagaagaatTGCTAAAATACAGTATTtcacattattatttatgtCACATTACGGAGGGTTTAATTGTCTATCGCTACTATACTTGACTTAAAACCTCCTTTACATTGGAAGTGTCATATCATGAATATACTTGTAAACATCGATCTTGAGCGATACTCCTACAGACACTGAACACGTATAAGAaggaagtctttttttcttctttatatgTGTGCATACATGCATTATCTTAGTGAGGGCACAGCGGTTGCATGGATTGAAAAGAGACCGAGCATGTCTCTGCTTACTTTACACCCAGACTCAGCAGCCGGCCTGGTACTGTGAGTAATTTACAGCTACGCTGGAGCAGATGAGACCACCTGCTAACTGACATCCAGAGTATTTGACTAACTCTGAGCCAAGCAGGCCAGCACAAGCtctccacacacaaacacaccgacacacactaATACGCTTGCAATTTATCTCAGGGTGAATAATACAGAAATGGTGCTCAGAGACACCCCTCCCTGTGTAACTCACTTTTActgtcacaaacacacacgtacAAAAGCCTTAGTCAAGAGGTGTGAACACACACTATTGGGTAAAAATTGGAAAGTGTCACACCTATCTTAGTTGTAACTTGTGTGTAATTTGTTCCTCAGAGGAGCAGCCAAAAATATCCATTCCCTGCTGTATATAGCCCTCAACACCTTCGTGTCTCTGTTGATTTTTTCTTCTCACATTCAGCATTTAATCTGGCAGCAGACACCCCCTCTCTTCACAACACAGACAAACTGCAGTCCCTGTCTTCAATGAAAATACAGCAGTCAGTTTGTACTCCATTCCACACAGTTGTTATAAAGAGGAAACATGAGGACAtacattgagaaaaaaaaaaaactacgtCTGACCAACCTTAAAAGAGAGAAAGCACAAGAAGTTCCGCTGCTGTAGAGTGAGTTTTAGATGTAAGAATAGTCACTAAGGAACACAGTAAAGGCCTGTTTTAGAGGCTGCTTCATTGATATTATGGGACTTGAGAACAATACCATACaattacagtaaaattcaaCTAACAAAGCTGAAAGCTGTATTTGGCATCATGTCCTTAAAGTGAATGATACAACCTACAGCCAAAAAAATGAGTAGAACAAGTGGATTCTCGGGtactttcatttgaaaaatactttcatttgaaaaataataaggTTTGAGACAATCCTAAATAATTAATCAGTCCCAAttagcagatttttaaatgttcagtatCAGTGTCCCTGCTAAATCGTCTACAGATAGCTGTTGTTGGTCATTTATTGTCCAAAGGATCCAAACAGTTAGGAAGAACCCATTAGAACCAGCTTTATTGATTGCAGCTTACGAAGTTGTGATGGAAACCACACCTTGggtctgaaataaacaaatgtttttgagatATACTTAAAgaatttcacaaaatgaaaatgagtatGCTCAAGCactattctttaaaaattagaaGAGCTAGAgagacataaacacaaacaaatataaGCAATATATTGGATGTTAAAGCGGTGTTGTCACTGCACCTCTGTTTATTGGATT
The genomic region above belongs to Xiphophorus maculatus strain JP 163 A chromosome 12, X_maculatus-5.0-male, whole genome shotgun sequence and contains:
- the pde4d gene encoding cAMP-specific 3',5'-cyclic phosphodiesterase 4D isoform X8; its protein translation is MPEANYLLSVSWGYIKFKRMLNRELTHLSEMSRSGNQVSEFISSTFLDKQHEVEMPSPQTQKEKEKKNKPMSQISGVKKLQHSSSLTNSNIPRFGVKTETEDELAKELEHVNKWGLNVFKISEFSGNRPLTVMMYTIFQERDLLKTFKIPLDTFITYLMTLEDHYHADVAYHNNIHAADVTQSTHVLLSTPALEAVFTDLEILAAIFASAIHDVDHPGVSNQFLINTNSELALMYNDSSVLENHHLAVGFKLLQEENCDIFQNLTKKQRQSLRKMVIDIVLATDMSKHMNLLADLKTMVETKKVTSSGVLLLDNYSDRIQVLQNMVHCADLSNPTKPLQLYRQWTDRIMEEFFSQGDRERERGMEISPMCDKHNASVEKSQVGFIDYIVHPLWETWADLVHPDAQDILDTLEDNREWYQSTIPQSPSPALDEPEDGTRPPGADKFQFELTLEEDGESDTEKDSGSQPEEEEEEEEENSCTDSKTLCTQDSESTEIPLDEQVGEDDDDDDEEGDAEEEGETPCSEPCVADEEVAEDEEEKKSPDT